In one window of Henckelia pumila isolate YLH828 chromosome 1, ASM3356847v2, whole genome shotgun sequence DNA:
- the LOC140886322 gene encoding uncharacterized protein isoform X2 translates to MGGRSIMRWPQQVTTSLVEQLIRSEKDLEKAISIFDAATAEYSNGFHHDQNTFGLMIKRLLSANKFMTAEDMLDRMRREKCEITENIVLSFLRAYARVHKPHEVVRVFRKMKEYACEPTVKSYVTVSSVLVDESQLKMAFNFYRYMRQMGIPTSVASLNVLIKALCKSRGSLDSAFKIFREMPKRGHTPDSYTYGTLICGLCKAGRNLEARELLLEMEANGCSPSVVTYSLLVHGLCQTNKLDEALELLKEMKSKGLEPNVYTYSSLIDGLCKNGHSSQAMKLLERMIRKHQVPNLITYSSLIHGFCSEGKVQDAVQILDRIKLQELKPDAGLYSKVINGFCDISKFQEAANFLDEMVLSVKEICTKLLELWMKWWLMDAFLSQKPGIEY, encoded by the exons ATGGGCGGCAGGTCAATAATGAGGTGGCCACAGCAAGTCACAACATCTCTAGTTGAGCAGTTAATTCGTTCTGAAAAGGACTTGGAGAAAGCGATTTCAATATTTGATGCTGCTACAGCAGAGTATTCTAATGGTTTCCATCACGACCAAAACACTTTTGGTTTAATGATCAAGCGATTACTCTCTGCCAACAAATTCATGACAGCTGAGGATATGCTTGATAGAATGAGAAGAGAGAAGTGCGAGATCACTGAAAATATAGTACTCTCTTTTTTGAGGGCCTATGCTAGGGTCCACAAGCCGCATGAAGTGGTGAGAGTTTTCAGGAAGATGAAGGAGTATGCGTGTGAACCCACGGTGAAATCTTATGTAACAGTGTCTTCAGTTCTTGTCGATGAAAGTCAGCTAAAAATGGCATTTAACTTTTATCGGTACATGAGGCAGATGGGAATACCAACTAGTGTTGCTTCTCTTAATGTTTTGATAAAAGCACTATGCAAGAGCAGGGGATCTTTGGATTCCGCTTTTAAGATATTTCGAGAGATGCCCAAACGTGGGCATACGCCGGATTCTTACACATATGGAACTTTGATCTGTGGGCTGTGTAAAGCTGGAAGAAATCTTGAAGCCAGGGAACTTTTGCTTGAGATGGAGGCTAATGGTTGCTCACCCTCTGTTGTTACCTATAGTTTGCTGGTACATGGGCTTTGCCAGACAAATAAATTAGATGAAGCTCTGGAATTGCTCAAGGAGATGAAAAGCAAAGGCCTCGAGCCCAATGTATATACTTATAGTTCTCTTATTGATGGTCTTTGCAAAAATGGACATTCTTCTCAGGCCATGAAACTCTTGGAGAGAATGATTCGGAAACATCAAGTTCCAAATTTGATAACTTACAGTTCTTTAATACATGGTTTCTGCAGCGAAGGTAAAGTTCAAGATGCggttcagattcttgatagaatAAAGCTACAAGAATTGAAACCTGATGCAGGGCTGTATTCGAAAGTAATCAACGGCTTCTGTGATATTAGCAAGTTCCAGGAAGCAGCAAACTTTCTTGATGAAATGGTCCTTTCAG TAAAGGAGATTTGCACAAAGCTGCTCGAATTATGGATGAAATGGTGGTTGATGGATGCATTCCTGAGTCAAAAACCTGGAATAGAATATTAG
- the LOC140886322 gene encoding pentatricopeptide repeat-containing protein At5g46100 isoform X1, with product MGGRSIMRWPQQVTTSLVEQLIRSEKDLEKAISIFDAATAEYSNGFHHDQNTFGLMIKRLLSANKFMTAEDMLDRMRREKCEITENIVLSFLRAYARVHKPHEVVRVFRKMKEYACEPTVKSYVTVSSVLVDESQLKMAFNFYRYMRQMGIPTSVASLNVLIKALCKSRGSLDSAFKIFREMPKRGHTPDSYTYGTLICGLCKAGRNLEARELLLEMEANGCSPSVVTYSLLVHGLCQTNKLDEALELLKEMKSKGLEPNVYTYSSLIDGLCKNGHSSQAMKLLERMIRKHQVPNLITYSSLIHGFCSEGKVQDAVQILDRIKLQELKPDAGLYSKVINGFCDISKFQEAANFLDEMVLSGIAPNRVTWGLHVRIHNRVVQGLCSEGNLNQAFHQYLSFRSRGISIEATTFKSLVECSCSKGDLHKAARIMDEMVVDGCIPESKTWNRILDGFLDQRKVCEAAELMQSKLIEEFHSEI from the coding sequence ATGGGCGGCAGGTCAATAATGAGGTGGCCACAGCAAGTCACAACATCTCTAGTTGAGCAGTTAATTCGTTCTGAAAAGGACTTGGAGAAAGCGATTTCAATATTTGATGCTGCTACAGCAGAGTATTCTAATGGTTTCCATCACGACCAAAACACTTTTGGTTTAATGATCAAGCGATTACTCTCTGCCAACAAATTCATGACAGCTGAGGATATGCTTGATAGAATGAGAAGAGAGAAGTGCGAGATCACTGAAAATATAGTACTCTCTTTTTTGAGGGCCTATGCTAGGGTCCACAAGCCGCATGAAGTGGTGAGAGTTTTCAGGAAGATGAAGGAGTATGCGTGTGAACCCACGGTGAAATCTTATGTAACAGTGTCTTCAGTTCTTGTCGATGAAAGTCAGCTAAAAATGGCATTTAACTTTTATCGGTACATGAGGCAGATGGGAATACCAACTAGTGTTGCTTCTCTTAATGTTTTGATAAAAGCACTATGCAAGAGCAGGGGATCTTTGGATTCCGCTTTTAAGATATTTCGAGAGATGCCCAAACGTGGGCATACGCCGGATTCTTACACATATGGAACTTTGATCTGTGGGCTGTGTAAAGCTGGAAGAAATCTTGAAGCCAGGGAACTTTTGCTTGAGATGGAGGCTAATGGTTGCTCACCCTCTGTTGTTACCTATAGTTTGCTGGTACATGGGCTTTGCCAGACAAATAAATTAGATGAAGCTCTGGAATTGCTCAAGGAGATGAAAAGCAAAGGCCTCGAGCCCAATGTATATACTTATAGTTCTCTTATTGATGGTCTTTGCAAAAATGGACATTCTTCTCAGGCCATGAAACTCTTGGAGAGAATGATTCGGAAACATCAAGTTCCAAATTTGATAACTTACAGTTCTTTAATACATGGTTTCTGCAGCGAAGGTAAAGTTCAAGATGCggttcagattcttgatagaatAAAGCTACAAGAATTGAAACCTGATGCAGGGCTGTATTCGAAAGTAATCAACGGCTTCTGTGATATTAGCAAGTTCCAGGAAGCAGCAAACTTTCTTGATGAAATGGTCCTTTCAGGTATAGCACCAAACCGTGTAACTTGGGGGCTTCATGTTAGGATACATAATCGAGTAGTTCAAGGTCTTTGCTCCGAGGGTAATCTTAATCAAGCTTTCCATCAGTACCTAAGCTTTCGTAGTAGGGGCATATCTATTGAGGCAACAACCTTCAAATCACTGGTAGAATGTTCTTGCAGTAAAGGAGATTTGCACAAAGCTGCTCGAATTATGGATGAAATGGTGGTTGATGGATGCATTCCTGAGTCAAAAACCTGGAATAGAATATTAGATGGTTTTTTGGACCAAAGAAAAGTTTGCGAAGCTGCTGAACTGATGCAGTCcaaactgatagaagaatttcatTCAGAAATATGA